Genomic window (Candidatus Eisenbacteria bacterium):
GAATGTAGTCCTTCCACGCCGGGCCGTCTCTACCCTCGCGAACTATCCGCAGTATTCTAGGTCCAAGAACGCGGACCTCATCGTCGAGATCGTCTGTGAGTCTCTCCAGTACGCCAAATCGCACTCTCAGCCCCATGAACTTCAACCGATGACCAACTCTTGGCTGGCCCGTGCGCGGATCGAAGCCAACATATGCGCTCTGCAGCCGAATCTCGTGCCCTCGTTTGAGCGCCCGCCGAAGCCTGCGAAGCTCCTCAACCCGCTTCGAGCGTGCGATTCTCCTTCCTCGCTCGTCTGTCCCGTACCGCATCATGTGCGCAACAGCCTGGTTGACTCCCAGCGACGCTTGTTTGATCGCCCAATGGGCCTTTCCCGGGTGGTCTCGCTCGTCACGAAACGAAAGCGTCAAATCTTGCAGGCCAAAGGAAGATTTGTCCCACAGCATCGCCGCTTTGCCGACCTCCTCCAAAGAAGCCTGCCACAGGATCGGAACGTACCTCCATCTGCGCGCCTCAAACAGGAATTCGGCATCCGCCTTCAGCCCTCTTGCGTTGCGAATACAGAGCCGGATGGCACGCCTCACTTGGTCTCGTGAGAGCCGGATGGAACCCTTCATCTCAACTCCTCCACCGCGCCCAACCGGCCTACTGCAACGCGTATGCAGCATCACACACGAGCCGCTCCAACCGCTTGATCTGAACCTCTCGCACCGCCACCGCCGCGTCGATCCCGGCCCACTGCCGAATGAGCGCCCAAGCTGGACGGGGGTCGCTCAGCGCCTTCAACATCCCCAGTTCCTACAGCTCCCTCCTTGCCGCCAACCATCGGAGGATGTCGCTGCGCAGGTATCGAATTAGCCCGCCCACGCGAATGAAGGGCAGCCCTCGCGTCACACGGAACCGCTGGACGGTCTTTTCGGGCTCCTCTCAGAATTCCGTGAGCTCATAGCACGATTTTCGCCCATGGGTTGTCTGGCAGCGAGCAGCGCTGGAAGATCTTGAGCTTGAAGTACTCGGCGTCGCGGTAGCCGCGGGCCTGGAAGCGCAGCGCCGCGATCTTTGCTGGCTGCCAGCGATCACCGCATCGAGGTGCTGGGCGAGTCGCAGGGCGACCTTCTCGAACTCGCCCAGGCCGCTGCCGAGGGCGGCCACGATCCACTCATGCAGGCGGCCGCGGAGCACGCCGAAGTACGTCCAGGGATGGCGCAGGATGCCGCGCAACTGCTCCTTGAGCAGGTACGCCTGGTAGAGCGGCTGGTTGAGCTCCATGAGCTCCTTGAGCAGCAGCTTGTCCTTGTGCTCGAGGCTCTCCCGGGCCGAAAGGAGCAGCCACTTCTTCACCTTGAGCGTGCGCCCGAGTTCCTCGCGGGGCGCTCCCGAGAACAGCCGCCGCCGCAGCCGGGTCAGGGCCTCGTTCACCCACTGGACGATGTGGAAGCGGTCGAGGATGTGCACCGCCCGCGGCAGGCGGCTGGCGACGATCGACTGGTAGCCGAGGTCGCTCACCACGCCTTGGATCCGCCGGCGACCCTTGGCTCCCAAGGCGCGCAGGAACGGCAAGAGCCCCCGGCGCCCCTTGCCGTCGCCGATCCAGACCACCCGCCCGCTCTTCAGGTCCGTCACGATGGTGAAGTACACCCGGCCTCCGGTGCGCGAGACTTCGTCCACCCCGATCCAGCGCAGATCCGCCAGGGCTCCCGTGCGATCCCCCAGCGCCAGCTCGATGGCTCGACCGTCCACCCGTGCCACCGTCGCCCACGAGTGCTTGGCCATCTGCGCCACCGCCTCGACCGGCAGCCGCGTGCACAGGGCCGCGATCCGCTCGAAGAAGCGCCGCGTCATGCGAAAGCCCGGCATCGCAAAGGGCAACCGCTCAACCCGGGTCCCGCCGCAGCAGGCCAGGCGCATCGGCCGAACCTCCAGGTACGTCTCCAGATCCCCGATCGAGCAGTCCCGCAGCCGGATCGGCGCTGCCTCCGTGAACAAGCCCGCTGCGTGCCGCCGCCCGCACTCCGGGCACTCATGCTCTCCCGAGCGCCGCACAACCCGCACCACCTTCACCGGCCCCCGAACCGGATGCCGGGAACGCTCCACCGAGACCACGCCAAACCCTTGCAAGCCAAGGTACGTCGCGACACAATCGCCCTGCTCCTGGTTCATCCCTCTGACCTCCCTCTCTTGGTAGGAGAAGAAAGGTCATGGATGAACCAGGGCACCTCAACACGTCAAGTCAGGCCGCGGCTCCCACGGAAAGTCGAGAGGAGCCCATCATTGACCGGGGCGCTGGCGGAGGCCCGGCACAGGGATCCGATCAGCAGGCTGTCGGTCGTGTCCGACACGGCGCCCCAATCCGTCAGCCGACGGCGGATCGAGAACTGGTGCGGCGTGACATAGCACGCGTGCGTCCGGCTGACAGCGATCATCGCTTCGCACAGGCTATGGGTGGCGTCGGCAGGGGGGCCCGCGTATCCCGGAGATAGGGCATACCGAAGTTGTTCCGCGAAGGCTGGAACCGGGGTGCCCACGAAGATCAATGCCGCAACGAGCACCATCAGAGGGAGTAGCTGCGTGAGTGCATGCGTGCGTCCGGGAGCGTGCATGGATGCCTCCAATGCGGGGTCGTAGTGGCAGGCGGGATGGATGCAGGGGAGTCAGGCAGATCCGCCGGTTTCACACAGAGAGCCAGAGGGCTGCAGGGTCTTGGCGGCGGCGAGGAAAGCTGGGTTGGTAGGCACATCGAGGGCGATTGCGAGGTGTGGAGGTGATCGATGGCCGTCGCGGAGCGGAGTATTCACTGCAAGACAGTATTAATGCAATGGTACACAAGTATCACGCGCGGGCTACAACGAAGTGGAAGGCGTCGTGGGCCCGGGTGGGGCACCCAGGGCACGGGCTGGGTGCGCGAGGCCCGATCTTGTGGTATTCTTGGGTGCGGGCCTGTTTGATTGCGTCTGCGTCCTTGGGGGTATCGCAATGCTCCGCAGTCCGCCGTGCAGGAGACTGATCCTCTGGGTTGCGCTGGCGTCGATTGCATGGACCGCGCCCTGCTTGGCTGCGTGGTCCAGCGATCCACGGCAAAGCACCATAGTCTGCGGGGACAGCCTGTCCAGGCCTTCGGAGCCTTGCATGGTTGGTGATGGGGCTGGCGGGGCGTACTTCGCGTGGTTCGACGGGCGGCACCAGTCCACGGCTGGAACCCCCGAAACAGTTTACCTCCAATACTTCACGTCGAAGGGAGAGATTGGCCCCGGCTGGCCGGTGAACGGCAAGCCCGTGAGCCCCATTGGCACCGATGCCTCCATGGCGGCCGGGATGGCCCTCGCACCAGATGGTCAGGGAGGCGTCCTGATCGCCTGGACCGACAGCCGTTACCAGCCCTTCGGCAATGTCATCGTCCAGCACATCCGCCCTGACGGCTCGCACCCCGTCGGATGGCCGGACTCGGGAGTCGTGGCCTCCTGTGGCAGCGTGGGGCAGGACAACCCCGTTCTGATCTCAGATGGGGTCGGTGGGCTCCTCGTGGCCTGGCAGGATGAGCGGTGGTCCTTCTCCTCGGACATCTACGCCCAGCACATCCGCGCCGACGGCTCGGTCGCACCCGGCTGGCTCGCAGATGGGAATCCCATCGGCCAGGCGGTCAACTACCAGGTGGCGCCCGAGATGGTGAGCGATGGCGCGGGCGGTGCGATCATCGCCTGGTCCGACAACCGCAACACCACCTGGCACGGCACCAATTACGACATCTACGCCCAGCGGGTGACTGCCGAGGGGCTAGGCCTGTGGACGAACGGCGGTGTGCCCGTGTGCAAGGCACCGGGCAAGCAGCAGGCCGTCCAGTTGTGCTCCTCGGGGGATGGCGGGGCCATCGCGGCCTGGATCGACGGGCGCACGACCTCCGGCTACAATTCGGCGTTGTACGGGCAGCACCTCCTGCCGGATGGGTCCATGTCGCCGCTGGTCCCGACGGACGGACGGGCGCTCTGCTCCACGCCCACGACCAGACCGCCCTTCTCCCTGGCCGCAGACGGGGCGGGAGGCTCGTACGTCTCCTGGTTCATCTATGCCGGCACCTACACCCAGGCGGCCCTGCAGCACGTTTCGGGCAATCTTCAGCCCGCTCCTGGCTGGGCTTCTGCCGGGATGCTCATTTCCTCCGTGGGCTACGTCCCGGCACTGGCGGTGGACGGCTCGGGTGGAGTCGTCCCGGTGACCGAACCTGACTGGTGGTACCGTCCCGACATTCGGGCCTATCACTTCGCGGCAGACGCCACACCGGACGTGCTCTATCCGCCGGGTGGACTAGTGATAGCCCAGGACTTCGCCGCCAGCTCTCCCCCTCTCGTGGATCGCTCCGGATCCAACACTTGGATCTGCGGGTGGGTGGGCGCACAGTGGCCATGGGGCCCGGATACCCCTGACTTCCTCTACGCCCAGGCGTTCCCCTACCCCCTGGTCACCGCGACCACCTTTGGCGCACTCACCGTCGTGCAGGCCGGGGGCCTGGGCGTGCGGGTGACCTGGGACGCCTATCCCGAGGGCTCGGGTCGCTTCCAGCTCTTCCGTGCCGAGCATTCCCTCGGGCCGTTTCTGCCGATCGGAGCCGAGATCGACATCGCGGGAGGCGAGCACCATTTCAGCCAGGACGACCCCACGGCGCTTCCCGGACATACCTACTACTACCGCGTGGGATTACGCCAGGGTATGAGCTGGACCTACTCCTCGACCTTCAAGTGGGCCGGCGGAGAGCAGGCCGGCTTCGTGGTGCTCAGCGGCAATCCCTCGCGCGCGCCGATGCGATTCGCCCTGAGCCAGGCCGAGCCCTCGCCCTACCGCCTGAATGTGTACTCGGTCGACGGCAAGCTCGTTCGCCGGCTTTCGAGCGACGGCCCAGTGCTGGCTGCCCGCATCGAATGGGACGGTGTGGGTCCGCAGGGCTCGGCCGTGCCGTCCGGGGTCTATTTCCTCCGTCTCGAGACACGCTCCCTGACCACGACCCGACGTATCGTGTTGCTTCGGTAAGCTGCTCGGGGCCCGGCGAGGGACTCCGCGCCGGACTCCACATGGACCGCTGTGCGCTGCCCCCACACGTGGCCCCCGTGCCGAGTCTTTCGCGTGCGCAGCGGGGGGCGTACTATGGGCGGGTTCCATGGCCCGAAGCCGGAGAACCCATGCCCTTCACCGCCCCGCCCCCTGACAGTTCCTGGCGCGACCGCGTGGACCGCGACGCGATCACCCGCGAGCTTGCCACGCTCGTGGGGGAGCGCTGGGTGCTGCACCATCCCGCCGACCTCCTGGTCTACGACGCCGACGCGCTGGTGGTGGAGAAGGCCCGCCCCGACTGGGTGGTGCTGCCCGCCGACACGGTGCAGGTGGCCGACGTGGTGAAGCTCTGCGACCGCGAGGGAATCCCGTTCGTGCCGCGCGGCGCAGGCACCGGGCTCACCGGCGGCTGCGTGCCGGAGTGCGGCGGCGTGGTGCTCTCGCTGGCGCGCATGGACCGGGTGCTGGACGTGGACGCCGTCCACCGCACCGCGGTGGTGCAGCCGGGCGTGGTGAACCTGGGGCTTTCGAAGACCACCGCGCCGGAGCGCCTGCTGTACGCGCCCGATCCCGCCAGCCAGCAGACCTGCACCGTGGGCGGCAACGTCGCCACCAACGCCGGCGGTCCGCACTGTCTCAAGTACGGCGTGACCACCAACCACGTCCTGGGCGTGGTGCTGGTGCGCCCCGACGGCTCGATCCTCAAGCTGGGCGGCCGCGTGGCGGACGCCCCCGGCTACGACCTGGCCGGCCTCGTGGTGGGCTCCGAAGGCACGTTCGGGGTGGTCACCGAGATCGTGGTCCGCCTCCTGCCGGTGCCCGAGACGGTGCGCACCTTCCTGGCCATCTTCGACGACATCGACGACGCCAGCCGCTGCGTCAGCGCCATCATCGCCGCCGGGATCCTGCCCGCGGCGCTGGAGATGATGGACCGGCTCACCATCCATGCCATCGAGCCGTTCGCGCGTGTGGGCCTGCCGCTGGACGCCGGCGCCGCGCTGCTGGTGGAGCTGGACGGACCGCGCGCCGGCATGCCCGCCCTCAAGGAGCGCGCCCTGGAGATCGCGCGCGCCCACGGACCGCGCGAGATCCGCGAGGCGCGCACCGAGGAGGAGCGCGCCCAGCTGTGGAAGGCGCGCAAGTCCGCGTTCGGCGCGTTCGGCCGGATCAGCAGCGGCATGCACGTGATGGACGGCGTGGTCCCGCGCAGCCGCATCCTGGAGGCGCTGCGCCGCATTGCCGGGATCAGCGCCCGCCTGGGGGTGCGCTGCGCCAACGTGTTCCACGCGGGCGACGGCAACCTGCACCCTAACATCCTCTTCGACGCGGAGGATCCCGCGGAGACGGCCCGCGCCATCGAGGCCTCGCACGAGATTCTCAAGATGTGCATCGAGCTGGGCGGGACCATCAGCGGCGAGCACGGCATCGGCCACGAGAAGCGCGACCTCATGCCGCTGCTGTTCACCGACGAGGACCTGGAACTGATGGACCGCGTGCGGCGCATCTTCAACCCGCGCAACCTGTGCAACCCCGGCAAGGTGTTCCCCTCCGGGAAGGGCTGCGGAGAAGTGAAGAGGCTGGCCGCGGTGGAGGGCGCGTGGATCTGACGCGCGCCGCGCGGGGGCCGCACTCTGGCGGGCGCATGGATCGGTCGCGCCCCGCGTGCGAACTGCGCGGCGGCCGGCCGTGACCTCCCCCATCACTCCCGGCCTGGCCGGCGACCTGGGCCGCCTGCTGGGCGAGGCCGACGTCCTGTTCGGCGAGGCCGCCTCGGCCTACGCCGTGGACGGCATGCGCCCCACGCTGGCGGTGCGGCCCGGAACGGTCGAGGAGCTCTCCGCGGCCCTTCGGGCACTGCACCAGGCCGGCGCAGCGGTGGTGGTGCGCGGCGCGGGCACCTTCGCGGAGGTCGGCCTGCCGCCGCGGCGCTACGACGCCGTGCTGCTCACGGACCGCCTGGCGGGCATCACCCGCTACGACCCCGACGATCTGACCGCCAGCGTGAGGGCCGGAACCCGTTTCCAGGACCTGCAGGCCCGGCTGCTCCCGCACCGCCAGTGGCTGGCGCTGGATCCACCGGGATTCGGGCGCGCCACGCTGGGCGGCGTGCTGGCCACCGCGCGGGCCGGCCCCCGGCGGATCTCCTGCGGGGCGCCGCGCGACAAGGTGCTGGGCATGACCGCGGTGCTGGCCGACGGCACCGTCCACCACGCCGGCGGCCGCGTGGTGAAGAACGTGGCGGGCTACGACCTCCACCGGCTCTACACCGGCTCGTACGGGACGCTGGCCGTGATCGCCGAGGCGCACGTGCGCCTGTCGGCGGTGCCCGCCGCGCACCGCACCCTGATCCACCGGGCGCAGACCGCGGACGAGGCCGGGGCGCTGATCGAGAAGCTGCTCGGGGCGCGCCTGGAACTGGGCGCGCTGGCCCTGCTGGACGGCGAGTGCACCCGCGCCGCCGACGCCCGCGGCGGCAGCTTGCCGTGGCGCGTGTCCACCGACGAGCGCGCGTGGACGGTGGCGGCGCTGGTGGAGGGCGAGCCGGACATGGTGGAGGCGCACCTGGAGACGGCCGCGGAGCTGGCCGGCGCGGCGAAGCCCACGGTGTTGGAGGGCGGCTACTCGGAGACATTCTGGGCCGCGGTCTCGGAGCTGGGCGCGCCGGAAGGCTCCTCCCCCGCGCCGGACGGGCGGGGGCGCTTCCGCGCGATGATCTCGGTGCTGCCCTCCGACGTGACCCGGCTGTGCGCGAGGTGGAAGGGCGGGGCACTGGGCGCGGGGCTCTCGGTGCACGTGCACGCCCACGCGGGAGCCGGGCACATCCACGTGCGCGCGGTGGGCAACTCGCATGACGCCCTGGCCCACGCCTGGGACCGGGTGCGCGCGGACCTGGAAGGCCACGAGGCCGCCGCGCAGCTGGTGGACGCGCCGCTGCCGGTGAAGGTGCGCGGTCCCCTGTGGCACGGGCCCGCCGCGCCCGCGGAGCTGATGCGCACGTTCAAGACCACGTTCGATCCCCGCGGGGTGCTGGCTCCCGGCCGGATGCCGTTCGACACATGAGTACCCCCACCGGCTGGTTCGACGCCGACGGCGCGCCCGACGGCGCGAAGCTGCGCGGGTGTGTCCACTGCGGGCTGTGCCTGCAGGCCTGCCCCACGTACCGCGAATTGAAGCTGGAGGCCGACTCGCCGCGCGGGCGGCTGTACCTGATGCGCGCGCTGCACGAGGGGCGCGTGGAGCCCGCACCCGAGGTCCGCGCGCACCTGGACCTGTGCCTGGTGTGCCGCGCGTGCGAGACCGCCTGCCCCTCCGGCGTCCCCTTCGGCGAGTTGATGGAGGCCACCCGCGCGCAGGTGGAGCGCCGGGTGCCGCGCCGCGGCCCGGGGCGCTGGGCGCTCGATTTCGCCCTGCGGCGGATCCTGCCCAGCGGGTTCGGCATGGGCGCCCTCACCGCCACCCTGCGCCTGTACCAGGGCACCGGGCTGCGCGCCCTGGTGCGCGGGTCGGGCCTCTCGCGCGCCCTCCCGCCGGGACTGCGCGCCGCGGAGGCGTTGCTGCCCGACGTGCCCGGTGGCACGCGGCGCCTGGCGCGGCGCACCCCGGCGGCCACCGACCCGCCTCGCGCGCGGGTGGCCTTCCTGGTGACCTGCGTGAACCGGCCGCTGTTCCCGGGCGTGAACCGCGCCACGCTGGCGCTGCTGGCGCGCGCCGGCGCGGAGGTGGTGATCCCGAAGCGGCACACCTGCTGCGGCGCGCTGCATGCGCACGCGGGGCGCCGCGCCGACGCGCTGGCGCTGGCGCGCCGCAACATCGAGGCGTTCGAGGCCGCCGGGGACACCGACTTCGTGGTCACCAGCGCCGCCGGGTGCGGGGCGGCACTGCGTGAATACGGACACTGGCTGGAGCACGACCCCGCGTGGGCCGAACGGGCGCGGCACTTCGCCGGCAAGGCGCGCGATACGCTGGAGGTGCTGGCGGAGCTGGGGCTGCCGGAGCCGTCCAGCCCCACGGGCGAGGTCGTGGCCGTGCACGACCCCTGCCACCTGGCCCATGCGCAGAAGGTGCGCTCCGCCCCGCGCACGCTGCTGCGCGACGCCGGCTACGTGGTGCGCGACCTGGACGACAGCGACTTCTGCTGCGGCAGCGCCGGGATCTACAACCTGGCGCAGCCGGCCATGGCACTGCGGCAGCTGGAACGCAAGGTGGACACCATCCGCCGCGCCGGCGCCGCCTGCGTGGCGGTGGCCAATCCCGGGTGCCTGCTGTTCATGCAGCAGGGCGCGCGGCAGGCGAAGCTGGCGGTGAAGATGATCCATCCGCTGGAGCTGCTGGCGAAGGCGCACGGCCTGACGGTGTAGGCGGGCGGCGCGTGGCGGACGGTGTAGGCGGACGGTGCGGGCAACACGAAGGGCGGGCTCCCTCGGGAACCCGCCCTTCGTGTTCGCGCTTCGCGACTGGTTCAGCGCAGGAGCATCCGCAGTCCGGGCACCACGCCCTTGGTGCGGAACAGCTGCTTGAGGTGGCCCCAGGTGGTCTTCTGGACCGGGCTCTGCGAGATCACCACGATGGTGCCCTGCATGCCGGCGTGGGCGGAGCACTGGTAGCGGAACGTGCCCACGCGGTTGAAGGAGCGCTGGTAGGTCCCGCCCACGGCCATGTCCCCCGAGTCGAATGCCTCGCCGGCGGCGCTGCAGGTGATGGCGTGGGGGCTCGCATCCTGGTTCGTCCAGCGCACCACGTCATGCACGTTCACGGTGTCCACGGCGGGCGAGAACCCGTTGGACCGGATGGCAACATTCGACGTGATGGCCATGCCTGACGATGCGGCGCACAACATCGCGGCCACGCACGCAACCAGGACCCAGGACTTCACGGAACACCTCCGCTCGGGGAACCCGGGAGCGCTCGCCCCGCGGTCCGCCGACACCTGAAACATACGCCGATATTTCGGCAGAGACAAGTTTTCTGCTAACTAGATTATCACCTGTTCGGGAAGCTGGCAACCGTGCCCCGCGTCAGCCCCCCGACCGGATGCGGACCACCTTCCGGTAGCGGGTCCCCGTGGCGCTCCTGACCTGCAGCAGGTAGATCCCGGAGGCCGCGGGACGGCCGGCCCCGGTCCGCCCATCCCAGGCCAGGCGGCGCTTTCCCGCGCCCACGGACCCGCTCCAGAGCCGCCGCACGACCCCACCGGAGACGTCCAGGACGTCCACGTTCAGGGGCCCGGCTTCAAACTCCTCGAGTAGTATGTAAAGCATTGTATTGAAAGGTGTTGGCGACACCTCGATGCGCGGGTTCGGCCGCCCCGGAGTGGGGCTCCCGGCGGGCCCGGTGCGGTGCCCGCGATGGGCCAGGAACGTGAGGGAGTCCGGCCCGCGCATGGCCCCGGAGTCGCCCGGCTGGACCAGAACCCAGTCCTCCGGCCCCACCCGGCCGTCCCCCGAAAGATCCAGACTCCGGAGCTCCCCGGCCGGCAGGGGAAGCAGCTCGTGGCCGCCTGCGCGGGCCCGGGCTGCCCGCCACGGGCCTGGCCCGGCCAGGCGCGCCAGGGCCACCCGAGCCCCGCCGGAGGAGTCTGTGGGGGCCGCCGCCGGGACCCGGATGGGCGCCGCCCCCCCGCCCGGGCTCCCGGGGGTCAGCTCGACCCACACGCTCTCCGCGGGCACGCCCGCCTGCGGGGCGCCTTCGCGATCCAGCGCGGTGAGGGTGAAGCGCGCGGTGTCGGCATCGCCCGCCGGACACATCCAGCCGCCCGGAGGTTCCAGGCGAGCGCTGCCCCACGAAGGGTACACGTGGCAGGCTCCCGCGCGGTCGCCCGGGCCCAACCATGGCCGCCGCCGTCCCAGCAGTTGCGCCACCTGGAGGATTTCGGCGTCGGTGTTCACGTGGCGCAGGCGTAGCCAGTGGCCCGCCTCGTGGAGGGTGACCGTCTGCACGTCGGCGGAGCTCGACGGGAGCCGCGGCTCGCACACGTACTGGAATCCCATGGTGTTGAAGCCGGTGTCGCACTCGTCCAGCACCAGCGAATCTCCCTCGTGGTGCGCGAAGCAGAGAGTGGCTGCCACCCACGTGGCGCTGAACGGCCACGGGTTCAACGGGCCGAACACGTTCACGCCGTCCAGCACCCCCGGCCGCGCCGGGCTCTCCCCCGCGTAGCGAAAGGAGAAGCGCGATCCGGCCACGGAGTTCCAGCCCTCCGCGCCGCGGCGCACGGCGTCCACTCCGCACCCGGGAGGCAGGCCCTCCGGGTTCACGTGGAAGAACACCGGCACCGACTCGTCCCGCCAGCGGCAGTGCGGGTAGTTGTAGACCACCTCGAGCCAGCTCGCGGGGCGGCACGAGTAGTCGGCGCAGCCGTCGTTGAGCAGGCTCGAGCGCCCCTCCCGGTCCACCACCTCCACCGGGCCTGACGTGACCTCGATCTGCATGGCGACATCCGGCACCGGCGGCTCGGCCACGATCACGGTGTCGCTCCAGGCCCGCACGCGCCCGTCCAGGCGCGCGAACCAATCGGGGAAGCGGACGCGGCCGGGGGCGTCGCCGAAGTTCGCGCCCCGGATGGTGACTCGCAGCGTCTCGTCGCCCGCGCTGCCGATCGTGCCGGGGAACACCCCGGTGATCTGCGGTCCGGTCCCGGGCAGGGCCGGCATGCCGGGCGGGGCCGGAGGCAAGCCGCGCCCGCGCGGCGGCAGCGGCAGGAAGATGCGCTCGCGCCCACCCCCCGCCTTCTCCCCTTCGACGAAGACCACGCGATCCGAGTCGCGAACCACGGGACCCGCATGGGCCGCGCGCGCCCGGAAGACAGGGGACCGGACAAGACCAGCGAGGGCCAGGAACAGGAACACGACCCGCAGCCGCGCGCCACGCGCGGATGCGCCCCCCACCGGCGGGAAGCCGGCGGGCCGACCAGGTGTGAAGGACACGAAGGTGCCTCGGAACGGGGGACGACGAAGTGGGGCCGGGGGTGCCGGGAACCGGGTGCGGGGGATGTGCGTTGGCCACGCGGGGATGGCGGGTCCCGGAAGTCTGGCGCGCCGGCAAGTCCCAGTCAAGCGACATCCCGGTCAAGCGACGTCTTGCCCATGTGACGTCTCGCCCATGTGACGTCTCGCCCATGCCCATCCCGCGGTCTATAATGCGCCGGGGGCCCCGGCCCCGTGACCCCCGAGCCGCCGTCACCCGGAGGAGAATTCCATGCGCCGCTCCGCGTTTCGAGTCGCCCTGCTGATGGTCTGCCTGCTGGGACTGGCGTGCGCCAGCCCCGAGAAGCTCACCCGCCAGAGCGAGGAGGCTCTCGCGGGCGGGGACGCCAACACGGCGTACGAGAAGGCCCGCAAGGCACTCGACAAGGAGCCCGCCGGCGAGCGCGCCCACCAGGCCATGACCGCCGCGGCGGCGAAGCTCATGGAAGGCTGGCGCCGCGAGATCACCACACTGGCCTCAGCCGACACGCTGAGCGCCGGCCTGCGCTGCCGCGACCTGGACGCCTTCCGCCGCGAGCTCTCCGAGTACCGCGTGAGCCTGCCCACCGACAACGACT
Coding sequences:
- a CDS encoding T9SS type A sorting domain-containing protein, with protein sequence MVGDGAGGAYFAWFDGRHQSTAGTPETVYLQYFTSKGEIGPGWPVNGKPVSPIGTDASMAAGMALAPDGQGGVLIAWTDSRYQPFGNVIVQHIRPDGSHPVGWPDSGVVASCGSVGQDNPVLISDGVGGLLVAWQDERWSFSSDIYAQHIRADGSVAPGWLADGNPIGQAVNYQVAPEMVSDGAGGAIIAWSDNRNTTWHGTNYDIYAQRVTAEGLGLWTNGGVPVCKAPGKQQAVQLCSSGDGGAIAAWIDGRTTSGYNSALYGQHLLPDGSMSPLVPTDGRALCSTPTTRPPFSLAADGAGGSYVSWFIYAGTYTQAALQHVSGNLQPAPGWASAGMLISSVGYVPALAVDGSGGVVPVTEPDWWYRPDIRAYHFAADATPDVLYPPGGLVIAQDFAASSPPLVDRSGSNTWICGWVGAQWPWGPDTPDFLYAQAFPYPLVTATTFGALTVVQAGGLGVRVTWDAYPEGSGRFQLFRAEHSLGPFLPIGAEIDIAGGEHHFSQDDPTALPGHTYYYRVGLRQGMSWTYSSTFKWAGGEQAGFVVLSGNPSRAPMRFALSQAEPSPYRLNVYSVDGKLVRRLSSDGPVLAARIEWDGVGPQGSAVPSGVYFLRLETRSLTTTRRIVLLR
- a CDS encoding FAD-binding oxidoreductase, whose protein sequence is MTSPITPGLAGDLGRLLGEADVLFGEAASAYAVDGMRPTLAVRPGTVEELSAALRALHQAGAAVVVRGAGTFAEVGLPPRRYDAVLLTDRLAGITRYDPDDLTASVRAGTRFQDLQARLLPHRQWLALDPPGFGRATLGGVLATARAGPRRISCGAPRDKVLGMTAVLADGTVHHAGGRVVKNVAGYDLHRLYTGSYGTLAVIAEAHVRLSAVPAAHRTLIHRAQTADEAGALIEKLLGARLELGALALLDGECTRAADARGGSLPWRVSTDERAWTVAALVEGEPDMVEAHLETAAELAGAAKPTVLEGGYSETFWAAVSELGAPEGSSPAPDGRGRFRAMISVLPSDVTRLCARWKGGALGAGLSVHVHAHAGAGHIHVRAVGNSHDALAHAWDRVRADLEGHEAAAQLVDAPLPVKVRGPLWHGPAAPAELMRTFKTTFDPRGVLAPGRMPFDT
- a CDS encoding ISL3 family transposase, which codes for MNQEQGDCVATYLGLQGFGVVSVERSRHPVRGPVKVVRVVRRSGEHECPECGRRHAAGLFTEAAPIRLRDCSIGDLETYLEVRPMRLACCGGTRVERLPFAMPGFRMTRRFFERIAALCTRLPVEAVAQMAKHSWATVARVDGRAIELALGDRTGALADLRWIGVDEVSRTGGRVYFTIVTDLKSGRVVWIGDGKGRRGLLPFLRALGAKGRRRIQGVVSDLGYQSIVASRLPRAVHILDRFHIVQWVNEALTRLRRRLFSGAPREELGRTLKVKKWLLLSARESLEHKDKLLLKELMELNQPLYQAYLLKEQLRGILRHPWTYFGVLRGRLHEWIVAALGSGLGEFEKVALRLAQHLDAVIAGSQQRSRRCASRPAATATPSTSSSRSSSAARCQTTHGRKSCYELTEF
- a CDS encoding 4Fe-4S dicluster domain-containing protein, which codes for MSTPTGWFDADGAPDGAKLRGCVHCGLCLQACPTYRELKLEADSPRGRLYLMRALHEGRVEPAPEVRAHLDLCLVCRACETACPSGVPFGELMEATRAQVERRVPRRGPGRWALDFALRRILPSGFGMGALTATLRLYQGTGLRALVRGSGLSRALPPGLRAAEALLPDVPGGTRRLARRTPAATDPPRARVAFLVTCVNRPLFPGVNRATLALLARAGAEVVIPKRHTCCGALHAHAGRRADALALARRNIEAFEAAGDTDFVVTSAAGCGAALREYGHWLEHDPAWAERARHFAGKARDTLEVLAELGLPEPSSPTGEVVAVHDPCHLAHAQKVRSAPRTLLRDAGYVVRDLDDSDFCCGSAGIYNLAQPAMALRQLERKVDTIRRAGAACVAVANPGCLLFMQQGARQAKLAVKMIHPLELLAKAHGLTV
- a CDS encoding AbiV family abortive infection protein encodes the protein MKGSIRLSRDQVRRAIRLCIRNARGLKADAEFLFEARRWRYVPILWQASLEEVGKAAMLWDKSSFGLQDLTLSFRDERDHPGKAHWAIKQASLGVNQAVAHMMRYGTDERGRRIARSKRVEELRRLRRALKRGHEIRLQSAYVGFDPRTGQPRVGHRLKFMGLRVRFGVLERLTDDLDDEVRVLGPRILRIVREGRDGPAWKDYIRLMAVSEKRREAARRRRPKTESDKEAIRRATEWIRKKYPQL
- a CDS encoding FAD-binding protein, translating into MPFTAPPPDSSWRDRVDRDAITRELATLVGERWVLHHPADLLVYDADALVVEKARPDWVVLPADTVQVADVVKLCDREGIPFVPRGAGTGLTGGCVPECGGVVLSLARMDRVLDVDAVHRTAVVQPGVVNLGLSKTTAPERLLYAPDPASQQTCTVGGNVATNAGGPHCLKYGVTTNHVLGVVLVRPDGSILKLGGRVADAPGYDLAGLVVGSEGTFGVVTEIVVRLLPVPETVRTFLAIFDDIDDASRCVSAIIAAGILPAALEMMDRLTIHAIEPFARVGLPLDAGAALLVELDGPRAGMPALKERALEIARAHGPREIREARTEEERAQLWKARKSAFGAFGRISSGMHVMDGVVPRSRILEALRRIAGISARLGVRCANVFHAGDGNLHPNILFDAEDPAETARAIEASHEILKMCIELGGTISGEHGIGHEKRDLMPLLFTDEDLELMDRVRRIFNPRNLCNPGKVFPSGKGCGEVKRLAAVEGAWI